One genomic segment of Patescibacteria group bacterium includes these proteins:
- a CDS encoding reverse transcriptase/maturase family protein, with translation MNLYLASYETSRGKRFCPSTLKFNWDLEINISTLQQRLSNQTYYPGPYHPFMVYDSKKREILAPTFPDRVVHSALHRIIEPIFDPSFIFDSYACRKGKGTHRAIKRLQSFLKSAFMTNSRPSVASAERERERERERETNRSGKFTPLIKNFRSLDGGTNKLNIQIKNRPSLRAGVNGVYALQGDISRYFQNINHDILFNLIQKKIRDKFVLNLIKIIIDSHAPGLPIGNLTSQLFANIYLNELDKFVKHTLHLRYYLRYMDDFLILAYTKQEAWRLKTEIEQFLKYRLKLSLNSKRSTVTPVFKGLNFLGYVVFPDHCLLRPATVKRYTKKARARLRKFGERFLISPEFKKSWASWDGYAKFASSWHLRKKIIVNLKKYAQQLN, from the coding sequence TTGAATCTATATTTGGCTTCATATGAAACCAGCCGAGGCAAACGTTTTTGTCCTTCCACTCTAAAATTCAACTGGGACCTTGAAATTAATATTTCTACTCTTCAGCAAAGATTATCTAACCAAACCTATTACCCTGGTCCATATCATCCTTTTATGGTTTACGATTCCAAAAAGCGCGAGATTTTAGCCCCAACTTTTCCCGACCGCGTAGTTCACAGTGCTTTGCATCGTATCATTGAACCCATTTTCGACCCCTCCTTTATTTTCGATTCCTATGCTTGTCGTAAGGGCAAAGGCACGCATCGAGCCATTAAAAGATTACAGAGTTTTTTAAAGAGCGCCTTTATGACCAATAGCCGACCGAGCGTAGCGAGTGCAGAGAGAGAGAGAGAGAGAGAGAGAGAGAGAGAGACAAATCGTTCGGGCAAATTTACCCCGTTAATCAAAAATTTTCGGTCCTTGGACGGGGGAACAAATAAACTTAATATTCAAATTAAAAACCGTCCCTCCCTTAGAGCGGGAGTTAACGGGGTTTATGCCCTACAAGGCGATATCAGCCGCTATTTTCAGAATATCAATCACGATATTCTTTTTAATTTAATCCAAAAGAAAATCAGGGATAAATTCGTCCTTAACTTAATTAAAATCATTATTGATAGCCACGCCCCCGGTCTTCCTATTGGTAATTTGACCAGCCAACTATTTGCCAATATTTACCTCAATGAATTGGATAAATTTGTCAAACACACCCTGCATTTAAGATATTACCTTCGTTATATGGACGACTTTTTAATTTTGGCCTATACTAAACAAGAGGCTTGGCGATTAAAAACAGAGATCGAACAGTTTTTAAAATATCGGTTAAAGTTGAGCTTAAACTCCAAGAGATCGACAGTTACTCCGGTCTTCAAGGGTTTGAATTTTCTTGGTTATGTTGTTTTTCCCGACCATTGTCTCTTGCGCCCAGCTACTGTTAAGCGATATACTAAAAAAGCCAGAGCAAGGCTTCGTAAATTCGGTGAGCGATTTTTAATCAGCCCGGAATTTAAAAAATCTTGGGCCTCCTGGGATGGCTACGCCAAATTTGCCAGCTCGTGGCATTTACGTAAAAAAATCATCGTTAATTTGAAAAAATACGCTCAACAATTAAATTAA